CAGCTCCACTTTGCCTTCATTTTGAAAACCTCGTCTAAAACTCACACTTCTTTCCAACtatggttttaaaaaagtgatttcaGCAATTGTGTGGCGGCAGTGATCCCAGGCTGGCTAATCTGGAGGGCGACAGCTCCCGAACTCGTCTAGAGGTGTGAGAtgttgaaaagtgaaaatgctcCACCAAAGTCAAATATCACCTGCAGACAGGCTCAGTGATGTGGCATATCCATCTTTCACTGGCAGctttcaaacaaaattaaactttggTACAATGTTTGCTGGTGAAATCTCATTAGttgctgctaatccacaatgctgcatttctctctctccaatcACTTCCATAAGAAAACAGCTCCCAGAATAACATTTTGAGTTCATAAACCAACGCCAATAAAGAGGATCATGACCATAAAAAATGTAACAGGCCCCGGCAATCATTTTGTTATTGTGCAAATACAATTATTTGTATGATCAGGTAATTTCTTCTTGGCACAAGGTTACTATactctactttccaattcaaatagggaaataacaagaaaacagtgGCTTAATTTCATCAAAAAATTAGTACCAGGACTTGCAGCTTTTTATGTTATAATCCCCTTTGTTcaaatttgtttatgtgctcaAAGTGtaattttgggagctgttttgcagtGGAAGTGAATAAACAGATGCAAATAGAATGTGGGGGATTATCAGGCCAGGGGAGctcagagcaactaatgaggatattccACCACCTAAAACTGTACCAAAGTCCATTTTTGCTTCAAACAGTGATTTTAAGAAAGTGTGAAGACGGATTAGCCGAAGACAGCTGATCAATGTGAATACGTCACGACATGCCGTCAGGAGTTGAACACCTCCTCTGTTGTCATCCACCCTGTCACACTGAGCCAACCTTCAGAGATCACACAGACTGAACCTCCAGCTGATCTTATGCATCCTTGAGGAAATTTATACAATGTGcaaatgaagagtttcattccaaacaaaTATATTCAccatttgggaggaaaaaaaaaaagaactattcCTCCAAAACAAGAGCTGACTTGACAGTGAAACATACCTCTAACTATAGTTACATTTCTAACTCATTGGCTTACAAAACTGTTCCGTTTTAAAGGACAAAATGATGTGTGTTTAAAACAATAACTGCCGGTCAGCTAGgaaaacatttccaaaatggcTATACATATAAGCAAAGAATGAAACCcttcaaatataaataaaaagacaacactCTAGATACATATGGTGCAAACACACTCTAATACTGAGTACAACATATACAAGTCAAGCACaataattctaaaaaaaaaaaaaatgaaatcattaagATTATTTTATCAGGTCAATTAcggtcatatttattattttacaaattttgTGACAATGCTTCTGTGGCCTCAAAATGTGCTGCACTGAGACTGAACATAAAAGGAATCAAAGTTGCAGGACagcagtctccctctctcttttccaggTCTGGGGGGTAAAAATGGCAAAAGGagtcatcattttttaaatttgcagtTTTAGTTGATAAAATTGAGGCGAGCGTCTGTCCGGTACACAGAAGGTGCCGGGTTCAATCCCCACAGCCAACAATGTCCATCAACAGCCTCCTGTCCTGTCACGGGGCTCTTGAGCAAGACATCGAACCCTGTCGTCCACTAAATGGACGTGATGTCCAGAAATGACTTTTACCTTCGCCATCTCATTTTATGTGACTGACATTTCCCTATCAAAATTATTATGAGTGCAAACAGACTTGCCCCATTACTTGCTACAATCAGAcataaaggaacagttcactcaaaacaCAAAGGCTGTTTTCGCATTTATCCCTAATGCGAGCCATCcgtccagatagtttctgtgtgaacTATTTCCTATCAAAGAACTGCAACTGGCCACCTGCATTTATCTGCCTGGGGGTGAACAggtacagtttgctggtgttcttcgacaggaaatagttcccgatgttgctgttgagtttttccacatgtaaaGTTTTGACGGTTTGTGCTCCACAAAACAGAACAATCCCCATCGAGCCCTGTTGTATTGGGGTATCCAGACTGGAACGTCACCAAATCACTTCTCTGGACAGATATGtctgcattttgggtgaactgctcctttactACAGCTTGCTTCCCAGTCAAGTTTTACTTGCTACCACTTTTGCTCCACTGACACTTCCAAACCCAAAATGacgaaaaggaaaaaagacaaaaaatggaATTCCTGTACTTAAGGTCTGGTCTAACATTCACATTGACTGCATCGTCTGCGCGATGCGACTGCACGGGTCGACCAGCCTCCTCccgccccgcccctcctctctgtcctcttacCTCAGGCTGACAAGCTCTCTGTTCTCACACATGGAAGCCCTGATAGAGTCGAGTTTGATCCAGATGGTttgaaaacagaacaaaaaaaagaaagagagaaaaataaaatacacagatacatacaaaataaaatataaaataagaaaaattaaGAGTAAGAAATGCAGGGGGTTTATTCATTCCAAAGTCCGCCAGTCTGTTCTTGATACACTTCGATGACGTCCTCGTCCTCCATTCCCagctgagagaaagaaacaacagggaggagagacaTAGATTGGGACGTAATTAAATTTACCAGCAttatattgcacatttttatatttatgtattgaaGAAAATGGCATCACAATAACTGAGCCAAGGGAGAAAGGCCTACCTCTTTAGGAGTTTGGTTGTCTGCGATTCTCTGGCCTTCGAACAGAAACCTTAGCGTGTTCATCGGGACGCCCTGcgagaaacacaaaaacacacacacacacacacacacacagatctgaatTGATGCTGAGGCTGAATGTCTCTGTAGAGATTGTACTGAGATACCAAGGGATgtctacaacaacaaaaacatcctcACACTCATGGTTTACCATCTGCATGTGAGGCATTTAGCTGAACTCCTCTTCAATCTAGCCTCACTGCTcatgaaaagcttttttttctggccaGTTATCAAAGATGCCATCTCTCAGTTGCAGGAAGTGGTTGGTTATTTCCCCGTGCTGACTGCTGACTCTTTCCTCTTACCTGTCTCTGGCTGTACGACTCCTTGAGCTTCTTTAAATGCGTTGTCATTTTCACCTTGAAGTGGATTTCACTGTTATCCTGATGGCAGAAACAGAAAGCTTATTGgacatgataaaaacaaaaacaaaaacaaaaaaaacctacaaaacTGGGCCAGACACAGGAAGAAATGTACAAATGAGTTTTGCGCGTTATCACCcgtttgttcttgttttgttagTATCCATTGATTTTTGGCATTCACTGGTGTTTTCTTATATTTGCCTTTCTCTTGGGTAAGAGAAAATTTTGCGAGTGGTCGAATGCACTCTTACCAAGATAAGAGAAAGATTTCTCATAGTCACAGCCCACAAATCATTTATCCAGTGCAAGGAAACAAGGCCAATACTGCCATGCTGACACTGAATCGATACTTAATCcttattttagacttttttctgtttatttagtCCAAGATGGGAAAAACACTGCTGCTCAGAATGCAACAGATGGCAGTGGGACTTGTCCAAACAAATGGTTACTTCCACATCAGTGGCATagcattaaaatcaaaagtgacGAAGAAGGTAAGGACAAGTTCGACCTAACGTACCCACACCTGCAGTAGTGGCAgtgggaggggaaaacatgattcccacaacaactgatgtataaaggGTGTGAGTTGGggggttgtgttttatttaaagggctatttaagCCTACAAGACATACAAACCAgggtaacagtttttattatgatgattaACTGATAGACCTTTGCCTCCACTGGCACTGAGGAGAAGCAGGGAACTGGAAAGTGGATTCTACTAAGCAACATCCACTCACCACTCCAGTATCCATACCTGGCCAATCACTTTTAACTTGATGTACTCTCCATCCTTCTTGTCCCCCCCGTCTTGGCTGGACGGTTTTGTCTCCTACAACAAaccaaacagcaacaaacaacagtcagcttcacttgtttcactgGCAAACATGTCACATTTCAGGGCTGCACACCGAACACGTTCATGTCAAGAGACATAAAGACGGCGTTGCTAGGATACTGTAGTTTCAAAATACTgctgaagtttgtttttttttctcctaactTTGGAAACGAAACGACAACAGAGCTAGCTAGCGTCGGCTAAGCTAGCTGTGGAGGGCCTGGAACCAGACAAGCTAGCATGTTAGATaaccacacagcacacaacacaGACTGAAACACACTCGTTTCTCTCGTTTCCCGCCTCTCGCggaccaaaaaaacatttcaaacctTTAGGCAGCAAGTTCGAGCTTACCGTGTCTGACATGGTATTCTTCTGTTTGTGCTGTGGGAGCTTTAATAACAATAGATGTAGCTTCAGTCAGCTGAGCCTCTAGCTTGGTGGCTTGTTATGAGAATGTACATTAACCCGGAAGTCCGACATATTAGCCgattctgtcaaaataagagtctTTCCTGAGTTCGGTTTCCTTAAAAATGACCCTCATCGAAATACCACATTAAGGCCCACAACTaccaagaacaacaacaaaaataacactaataataccactactgctattacttccaccactactacaactactactaataataattattattactatcactattattattacgctCACATTGTTATGATATTGTcgagttattattattattattattattattgttgttgttgttgttattatcattatcattattattatcattattatataaaATCATTGGCGTAATTGCACAATGGACTCATGTCTATGCTTGATGCAGATTGCACTTTGGACTCATGtctattttatgattttaaatgtagaatgtgtgtgggtgtgttatCATTATGTGGATTGTTGTTGTGCACCATTAGGAGCAGCATCTCCAATTTCGTTGTATCTGgcatacaatgacaataaaggcttctattctattcttcttCTAATTCACTGATTATTCACATTCTAAATATATAGCTAATCCCCTCTAGTccctattttgtattttcagatATTTTGTATTGTCACTGTTTGTCTTATTTCCTGTTACTTGATCCTTAATTATTCGGTTAATCACTTAACTGTGGCTTGCGTGACGTAAGTAAAGGTTAATATTTGACAAATATTATTAGTTGTGTGAATGTAAGCAGTTTAGTGTCATCAGATCGATCCCAAAGATCTAATCTGAGGTTTTTATTAAGAttaatgaataatttatttcagattacTGCCTAGTGATTCCGGATTTCAAAATGTGCCCACATCCCTGCAGAAATGCTTCGGATATGATCAGTGACTCCTATCATTGTCAATGAACAAGCTACtagcaacaaaaataaattcataaataaataatgaaattaattttgccTGCAAGATTTTGCAGCAAATGCAGCGACCTGCATTCCTGAGAGATTACATGATGACTAAATGGCAGAAAtgcttttaaaaattattaactattattttaaattaactcTTATTTTATAACAAAATATTTGCTCGTCACATCTAATGAATGCAATACTCAAAATCTGTGATTTGCGCTTTTATAATACAAGAAAAGACGTGAATAAATCTTCCtgaatgatgtgatgatgtgatgtgcagTTTGGTGCAAACTGGCCATAATGAACACAGAGAATCGCGTTGTGGTGTGTGTCAAACCACATTATCAAACCTCagagttggatttttttttatttggtgacAGCTCTGAGTTGTAATCCAGGAAGGCAACACATTTCTCTGACATCACAGCTTGTGTTGTTGTTGGACTCCTCCAACGAGGTTGGGGGTCAAACACTGTCAAGTCTGACAGAATGCACAAATGCGCTTCCGGTCCCAACGTTCAACATAAATCGTGAAATACGTTAAATCGTTGCTTTTTCCTGAATGGTgcgcttttattttgagaaTCACTAAGTCTTTACTTCCTGTATGTTTTGGTCACATCGTGCCCGCTTGACTCAGctggggggcagcagcagcgaAGATAAGCTAGTGAAGACTACCGTAGCCAGTCAGCTGGGTGTAAAGTGCAACCAAATGAACGGTGTGGACTAACTTGATTTTTATTACCGAACAGACACGGAGGTACTCATTTGAATATACCacaatattgcatttttttcacgTTTTGGAAGCCCGTGTGCGGACGAATTGAAGAGCCGTCGGGCCTCGCTGCCGTGGCCCAGCAGGACTCGAGTGAAGTTCGGAGCGGACTCCCAAACTTCTGCTTCCTCAAACGGCTCTCCGCGGGGCCCGGGGCTCCTGTCACCGGCCCTGTGGATGAGGAAGTGAATAAACACCTATCTATCCCCAGGTAAGACCGCAGAGGTGAAACACGACAGTCGAAACACACCATTAAGTTGTTTAGTCGACGTGCGGTGCTGGTGAACTTGGAGATAGCTCGCTAGCTGCCTGGCTACGTTGAAAATGTATCAGCTAGCGTTAGCATTAGCTTAGCTTGACAACTTCCCTGGCCTGACACTTGACAGCTTTGCCTCAACGCCACACGGAACTcttgctagctaatgttagccaatTAGCATGTCTTATCAGCTAACGTTGATCgatgttattgttttcattttggggaTGCATTTtccctttgaaactgcagttTAATGCATTGCAGCGTCTTCTTATAGATCCCGCGTTGCCCAGTTGCGTGCAAATATGAGCCTACTGATCCTGGTGAAGATaattagctaacgttagccaagTTAAAGGCGATGGTTTAGCAAAGGGAGCCATATATCAGctgtgctgcatgtgtgaaCTTTGTTTTGACTAATAACATTTGATCGGTAGCCGGACCCGGCTGGCTTAAATGGTTTTGCAAAGGCCCTGTGGTACAGATTGATCAGCTGATCGGCTAACGTTACAGCTCACACCAGCGTGATGATACTGTCGATTTATGCGTCACTTACAGGCAATCATCAAtcagtgatggtgatgatgaagtcTCATAAATTAAGGCTGAACGCCATATCGTTATTTAGATATTAACATGCGAGATATAAACCAACTATATAGACGATATTAAATTTAAGCTTAGGGTTAGCCTAAGACACTGactggtctgttctgatcaaaaaTATGCTGTGCATTTTCCACATCCAGTTGGTGTTATTATGCTGCCtctttttgaagaatgctcaattttcactgtctttgcacttaaaatattgttgaaaCATTGCATTGAAGCAGAGGTTGCAGCACAGtgtttgattttaattatttttgtattatttta
The DNA window shown above is from Myripristis murdjan chromosome 2, fMyrMur1.1, whole genome shotgun sequence and carries:
- the sumo1 gene encoding small ubiquitin-related modifier 1 codes for the protein MSDTETKPSSQDGGDKKDGEYIKLKVIGQDNSEIHFKVKMTTHLKKLKESYSQRQGVPMNTLRFLFEGQRIADNQTPKELGMEDEDVIEVYQEQTGGLWNE